A genome region from Candidatus Liberimonas magnetica includes the following:
- the tmk gene encoding dTMP kinase, with translation MHIKKGLFITFEGGDGSGKSTQLELLVKYIKDKKNFGYNGVISIREPGGSNISDNIRKILLNPEYSVDPLAELLLYEANRAQNVKYCVIPNLENNIIVICDRFTDSTLAYQGYARGLDLKMIKTLNTIAAHGIIPDLTIYLDFPIKNALQKARGLRKESYENGDRIEREDICFHNKVRDGFLTLAKSDPERIKVINVAEEINETHKKIVSVVNRLLKSKTKDKCAI, from the coding sequence ATGCACATAAAAAAAGGGCTGTTTATAACCTTTGAAGGCGGCGATGGAAGCGGGAAAAGCACACAGCTTGAGCTATTGGTAAAATATATAAAAGATAAAAAGAATTTCGGTTATAACGGCGTAATTTCAATACGTGAACCGGGCGGAAGCAATATTTCGGATAATATAAGAAAGATCCTTTTAAACCCGGAATATTCAGTTGATCCGCTGGCTGAACTGCTCTTGTATGAAGCAAACAGGGCGCAGAACGTAAAATATTGCGTGATCCCGAACCTGGAAAATAATATAATTGTAATATGCGACAGGTTCACTGATTCAACCCTGGCTTATCAGGGTTATGCGCGCGGCCTTGACCTGAAGATGATAAAAACCCTGAACACTATCGCTGCTCACGGGATAATCCCTGATTTAACAATATACCTTGATTTCCCCATAAAAAACGCGCTTCAAAAAGCTCGCGGTTTAAGGAAAGAATCTTATGAAAACGGCGACAGGATCGAAAGAGAGGACATTTGTTTTCATAACAAAGTACGCGATGGATTTTTAACGCTTGCAAAAAGCGACCCTGAAAGGATAAAAGTTATTAACGTGGCAGAAGAAATAAATGAAACTCATAAAAAAATAGTGTCTGTAGTAAATAGATTGCTAAAATCTAAAACTAAAGATAAGTGTGCAATCTAA
- a CDS encoding stage 0 sporulation protein, giving the protein MPVVTGLIMRRIKDKVLGDPGHLDLNIGDCVIVETEHGQETGTIFEKEKLIEKPKDPIVKIIRKFTPEDRNRLIENEKKNLQAQKMVLQKVEDHELDMKLTTVQYTFDRSKLFIYYTAETRVDFRELIKDLGHILKTRIQMVQIGVRDEAKMIGGLGHCGRELCCKGFLKDFSSVTIDMAKEQDLALNTTKLSGLCGRLMCCLAYEQQNYTEIKKKVPEVGSKVRTPDGPGTVVSVMGLKEEVTVELKDKQTKTYPLSKISHTILDKLGL; this is encoded by the coding sequence ATGCCAGTAGTCACAGGCTTGATAATGCGAAGGATTAAAGACAAGGTCCTGGGAGACCCGGGCCATCTTGATTTGAATATCGGAGATTGCGTGATAGTTGAGACAGAACACGGGCAAGAGACCGGTACGATATTTGAAAAAGAAAAGTTGATCGAAAAACCGAAAGACCCCATAGTAAAGATTATCAGGAAGTTTACGCCTGAAGACAGGAACCGTTTGATAGAAAATGAAAAAAAGAACCTGCAGGCTCAGAAAATGGTGCTTCAGAAAGTCGAAGACCATGAGCTTGACATGAAGCTGACGACCGTGCAGTATACTTTCGACAGGTCAAAGCTTTTCATTTATTACACTGCTGAAACAAGGGTCGATTTCAGGGAATTAATAAAAGACCTGGGGCATATCCTTAAGACGCGGATACAAATGGTACAGATAGGTGTTAGAGACGAGGCGAAAATGATAGGAGGCCTCGGCCATTGCGGCAGGGAACTGTGCTGCAAAGGGTTCCTAAAAGATTTTTCTTCTGTTACAATCGACATGGCCAAAGAACAGGATCTGGCTTTGAACACCACAAAACTTTCCGGCCTTTGCGGCAGGCTCATGTGCTGCCTTGCTTATGAACAGCAGAACTACACGGAAATAAAAAAGAAAGTCCCTGAAGTCGGAAGCAAGGTCCGCACTCCCGACGGCCCCGGTACCGTAGTGTCGGTTATGGGACTTAAAGAAGAAGTTACCGTTGAATTAAAAGACAAGCAAACAAAAACATACCCGCTTTCAAAGATTTCCCACACGATACTTGACAAGCTTGGGTTGTAA